A genomic segment from Blastococcus sp. PRF04-17 encodes:
- a CDS encoding aspartyl protease family protein encodes MLPVPLRVEPDAEFDECALLCVDGTVAGAPHSFVLDTGSPSTQLADPDGLVPANLVGQDTAEGLFGRAPVERVALPDLTVPGLTAGPRTVARLRTGGARSRSLLGLDVLGAHGLLLDGPAASLHATAPEDLAPDLPLERGPRGHCYLPVTLPGGRVVRALWDTGADVTVVDRGLVASHQQLFTAPGSARGTDSSGTTVATDVCRMGDYRIAEVPFAGHVVAVADLPEPMAMVLGYPTLCQAIWAMDLPSGRWAVSGDAPPGSRR; translated from the coding sequence GTGCTGCCGGTCCCGCTCCGGGTCGAGCCCGATGCGGAGTTCGACGAGTGCGCCCTGCTCTGCGTCGACGGGACGGTGGCCGGAGCGCCGCACTCGTTCGTGCTGGACACCGGGAGTCCCTCGACGCAGCTCGCGGACCCCGACGGTCTGGTCCCGGCCAACCTGGTCGGTCAGGACACGGCGGAGGGTCTGTTCGGCCGCGCCCCGGTCGAGCGAGTGGCCCTGCCGGACCTCACCGTGCCGGGCCTCACCGCCGGACCGCGCACGGTTGCCCGGCTCCGCACCGGCGGCGCGCGTTCCCGTTCGCTCCTGGGCCTGGACGTACTCGGTGCGCACGGGCTCCTGCTCGACGGTCCGGCGGCGAGCCTGCACGCGACGGCGCCCGAAGACCTGGCACCCGACCTGCCGCTCGAGCGTGGTCCGCGGGGGCACTGCTACCTGCCGGTGACCCTGCCCGGAGGACGGGTGGTCCGGGCGCTGTGGGACACCGGTGCCGATGTCACGGTGGTCGACCGGGGACTGGTGGCCTCGCATCAGCAGCTGTTCACCGCGCCGGGCAGCGCCCGTGGGACCGACTCGTCCGGGACGACGGTGGCCACGGACGTGTGCCGCATGGGCGACTACCGGATCGCAGAGGTCCCCTTCGCGGGTCATGTGGTCGCCGTGGCCGATCTCCCCGAGCCCATGGCGATGGTTCTCGGATACCCGACGCTGTGCCAGGCGATCTGGGCCATGGACCTGCCCTCGGGGCGCTGGGCGGTCAGCGGGGACGCGCCTCCCGGCTCCCGTCGCTGA
- a CDS encoding acetyl-CoA C-acetyltransferase has protein sequence MPLDPPVDELVTIDVAQSDSAVCVTAVGEIDSTSAPVLRQKLDAVLESGLPELTVDLGGVTFLDSAGLCVLAATHRRAVRQGMRMRVLASSRAVIRPLQITGLWELLEAEQVEEGSSAARGTAPPDAPFPATRPAPPPRDGRVLARLVTARSTLGAQRRRSRRSTCEKRSSASPCGPRSGVSADRCGTCRPRSWPPRSSGRCSSGPASPESVDDVLLGHSYPTMDAPALGRVAALDAGLPVTASGLQIDRRCGSGLQAVLYAAMQVQSGAMDVVLAGGAESMSNAPFYSSAMRWGVKAGPGVLLQDGLSRGRVTAGGQFHPVPGGMLETAENLRREYKISREEQDEYAVRSHQRAAAATESGTFAEEIVPVTVTSRKAETVVDRDEHIRPDSTVETLARLRPVMGRDDPEATVTAGNASGQNDGAAVAIVTHPDKAAELGLRPLARLVSWGLAGVPPKTMGIGPVPATAKALGLAGITLADVDLIELNEAFAAQVLAVTQEWGFTPADFERTNVNGSGISLGHPVGATGGRILATLLREMDRREVRYGLETMCIGGGQGLAALFERVS, from the coding sequence ATGCCGCTCGATCCACCTGTCGACGAACTCGTCACCATCGACGTCGCCCAGTCCGATTCCGCCGTGTGCGTCACCGCCGTCGGCGAGATCGACTCCACCTCCGCGCCCGTGCTCCGTCAGAAGCTCGACGCCGTGCTGGAGAGCGGCCTGCCCGAGCTGACCGTCGACCTGGGCGGGGTCACCTTCCTGGACTCGGCGGGCCTCTGCGTGCTGGCCGCCACCCACCGCCGCGCCGTCCGTCAGGGCATGCGGATGCGGGTCCTCGCCTCGTCGCGGGCGGTCATCCGTCCGCTGCAGATCACCGGTCTGTGGGAGCTGCTCGAGGCCGAGCAGGTCGAGGAGGGGTCCTCGGCGGCGCGGGGCACGGCGCCGCCTGACGCCCCGTTCCCGGCCACTCGTCCCGCTCCCCCGCCGAGGGACGGCAGGGTCCTCGCACGTCTCGTGACGGCCAGGAGCACACTCGGTGCCCAGCGGAGACGTTCGAGGAGGAGCACGTGCGAGAAGCGGTCATCTGCGAGCCCCTGCGGACCCCGGTCGGGGGTTTCGGCGGATCGCTGCGGGACGTGCCGGCCCAGGAGCTGGCCGCCACGGTCATCCGGGCGCTGCTCGAGCGGACCGGCCTCCCCCGAATCGGTGGACGACGTCCTGCTGGGCCACTCCTACCCCACGATGGACGCCCCGGCGCTCGGCCGCGTCGCCGCCCTCGACGCCGGACTGCCCGTGACCGCATCGGGCCTGCAGATCGACCGGCGCTGCGGCTCCGGACTGCAGGCCGTGCTGTACGCGGCCATGCAGGTGCAGTCCGGCGCGATGGACGTCGTCCTCGCGGGTGGCGCGGAGTCGATGAGCAACGCGCCGTTCTACTCGTCGGCCATGCGCTGGGGCGTCAAGGCGGGCCCCGGCGTCCTGCTGCAGGACGGCCTCTCCCGGGGCCGCGTCACGGCCGGCGGGCAGTTCCACCCGGTTCCCGGCGGCATGCTCGAGACGGCGGAGAACCTGCGCCGCGAGTACAAGATCTCCCGCGAGGAGCAGGACGAGTACGCCGTCCGCAGCCACCAGCGCGCGGCTGCCGCGACCGAGTCGGGCACGTTCGCCGAGGAGATCGTGCCGGTCACCGTGACCAGCCGGAAGGCCGAGACGGTCGTCGACCGCGACGAGCACATCCGCCCGGACTCGACCGTCGAGACCCTCGCCAGACTACGGCCGGTCATGGGGCGGGACGACCCCGAGGCCACCGTCACCGCCGGGAACGCCAGCGGTCAGAACGACGGCGCGGCGGTCGCGATCGTCACCCACCCGGACAAGGCCGCCGAGCTCGGACTGCGCCCGCTGGCCCGGCTGGTGTCCTGGGGGCTGGCGGGCGTTCCGCCGAAGACGATGGGCATCGGCCCGGTGCCGGCCACCGCCAAGGCCCTCGGACTGGCCGGGATCACGCTGGCCGACGTCGACCTGATCGAGCTCAACGAGGCCTTCGCCGCCCAGGTGCTGGCGGTGACCCAGGAGTGGGGCTTCACGCCGGCCGACTTCGAGCGCACCAACGTCAACGGCTCGGGCATCTCGCTGGGCCACCCGGTCGGTGCCACCGGGGGCCGCATCCTGGCCACCCTGCTGCGGGAGATGGACCGACGCGAGGTCCGCTACGGCCTCGAGACCATGTGCATCGGCGGCGGACAGGGGCTGGCCGCGCTGTTCGAGCGCGTGTCGTGA
- a CDS encoding SIR2 family NAD-dependent protein deacylase translates to MSGHVFVVGADLTRLSCDDVLVPTDRSLRVSSGWCPLLPPQLIGGHDDDSACLDLEWSGNGRVLRVPGDGDRCVWLVDTVDASDREGDGSLDRLIDGAREALAAVARRDVPVPAHGRARRLVGLPALGTGWGGAAGERGALLQRLLPVLRAAAEEHGFDVALVLRGPSDLAAAQRVRRGEDGGWDLPDHLREVARQLGERARRGQLAVFIGAGVSAAAGLPTWEQLLGELAERTGLADDLRAGLERLPAQDAAALLARELGREQLEGYVKERFGPGPYALAHALIADLPVQEFVTTNYDPLVELAAADIGRDVRVLPFEEAAPGHPWLLKLHGDAAHPESVVLTREEYLQFGDSRAALAGVLHSLLLTRHVLFVGTSMLDDDLVRIAHQVRSALQLQGTPSERRNGTVLALRHDPARARLWERDVETIAMSAGDTSPAEAARRLEVLLDLIGCLSTPPTGYLLDPAYRGMLDDEERRLSDALSAVATTLPDDVRSSAAAEVGALLRRLGHRGGAGGGEEPPPDGATADRDDRVQEQRPG, encoded by the coding sequence GTGAGCGGTCACGTCTTCGTCGTCGGCGCGGACCTGACACGGCTGTCCTGCGACGACGTCCTGGTGCCGACCGACCGCTCGCTGCGGGTGTCGTCGGGCTGGTGCCCGCTGCTGCCGCCGCAGCTGATCGGCGGGCACGACGACGACAGCGCCTGCCTCGACCTCGAGTGGTCCGGGAACGGGCGCGTGCTGCGCGTGCCGGGGGACGGCGACCGTTGCGTGTGGCTGGTCGACACGGTCGACGCCTCCGACCGGGAGGGCGACGGCAGTCTCGACCGGCTGATCGACGGCGCGCGCGAGGCGCTGGCCGCCGTGGCACGGCGCGACGTGCCGGTGCCGGCGCACGGCCGGGCCAGGCGGCTGGTCGGGCTCCCGGCGCTCGGCACCGGCTGGGGCGGTGCGGCCGGTGAGCGCGGGGCGCTCCTGCAGCGGCTGCTCCCGGTGCTGCGCGCGGCGGCGGAGGAACACGGTTTCGACGTCGCCCTGGTGCTGCGCGGCCCGAGCGATCTCGCCGCCGCCCAGCGGGTGCGGCGTGGCGAGGACGGCGGCTGGGACCTGCCCGACCACCTGCGGGAGGTGGCCCGGCAGCTCGGGGAGCGGGCCCGGCGCGGACAGCTCGCGGTGTTCATCGGCGCGGGCGTGAGCGCCGCCGCCGGGCTGCCCACGTGGGAGCAGCTGCTGGGGGAGCTGGCCGAGCGGACCGGTCTGGCCGACGACCTGCGGGCCGGTCTCGAGCGGTTGCCGGCGCAGGACGCGGCGGCACTGCTGGCGCGGGAACTCGGCCGCGAACAGCTGGAGGGCTACGTCAAGGAGCGGTTCGGGCCGGGCCCGTACGCGCTGGCCCACGCACTGATCGCCGACCTGCCGGTGCAGGAGTTCGTGACCACGAACTACGACCCCCTGGTCGAGCTGGCGGCCGCCGACATCGGGCGCGACGTGCGGGTGCTGCCCTTCGAGGAGGCCGCGCCGGGCCATCCCTGGCTGCTCAAGCTGCACGGGGACGCCGCCCATCCGGAGAGCGTCGTGCTGACCCGCGAGGAGTACCTGCAGTTCGGGGACAGCCGGGCCGCGCTGGCCGGCGTCCTGCACTCGCTGCTGCTCACCCGGCACGTGCTCTTCGTCGGCACCTCGATGCTGGACGACGACCTCGTCCGCATCGCCCACCAGGTCCGCAGCGCCCTCCAGCTGCAGGGGACGCCGTCCGAGCGGCGCAACGGCACGGTGCTGGCCCTGCGCCACGACCCGGCGCGGGCGCGGCTGTGGGAGCGGGACGTCGAGACGATCGCGATGAGCGCCGGCGACACGTCACCGGCCGAGGCGGCGCGGCGGCTCGAGGTGCTGCTCGACCTGATCGGCTGTCTGTCCACCCCGCCGACCGGGTACCTGCTCGACCCGGCCTACCGGGGCATGCTCGACGACGAGGAGCGCCGGCTGTCCGACGCGCTGTCGGCGGTCGCGACGACGCTGCCGGACGACGTCCGCTCGTCCGCGGCGGCCGAGGTCGGTGCGCTGCTCCGGCGGCTGGGTCACCGCGGCGGGGCGGGGGGCGGCGAGGAGCCTCCGCCCGACGGCGCGACCGCCGACCGCGACGACCGCGTGCAGGAGCAGCGCCCGGGCTGA
- the fabG gene encoding 3-oxoacyl-ACP reductase FabG, producing the protein MRSRVAIVTGAARGIGAATAQRLAADGFAVAVLDLTEDDVRDTVAAIESAGGRALAVGADVGDSEQVQLAVDRIAAELGPPVVLVNNAGVTRDNLLFKMTDADWDLVMHVHLRGSFLMSRAAQQHMTEAGWGRIVNLSSTSALGNRGQANYAAAKAGLQGFTKTLAMELGRFGVTVNAVAPGFVVTDMTRATAQRLGQEWEPYVAARAAAIPVARAGQPEDIAHTVSFLVSEGAGFVSGQVLYVAGGPRT; encoded by the coding sequence GTGAGGTCGCGGGTCGCGATCGTCACCGGTGCCGCTCGCGGCATCGGCGCGGCCACCGCCCAGCGGCTGGCGGCCGACGGCTTCGCCGTCGCGGTGCTCGACCTGACCGAGGACGACGTCCGCGACACGGTGGCCGCGATCGAGTCCGCCGGTGGGCGGGCCCTCGCCGTGGGAGCCGACGTGGGCGACAGCGAGCAGGTGCAGCTCGCCGTCGACCGGATCGCCGCCGAGCTCGGGCCGCCCGTGGTGCTGGTGAACAACGCCGGCGTGACGCGCGACAACCTGCTGTTCAAGATGACCGACGCCGACTGGGACCTGGTCATGCACGTGCACCTGCGGGGCTCGTTCCTGATGTCCCGCGCGGCGCAGCAGCACATGACCGAGGCCGGCTGGGGCCGGATCGTGAACCTGTCGAGCACCTCCGCGCTGGGCAACCGCGGCCAGGCCAACTACGCCGCCGCCAAGGCGGGGCTGCAGGGGTTCACGAAGACGCTGGCCATGGAGCTCGGCAGGTTCGGCGTCACGGTCAACGCCGTCGCTCCCGGCTTCGTCGTCACCGACATGACCAGGGCCACCGCCCAGCGCCTGGGCCAGGAGTGGGAGCCCTACGTCGCCGCCCGCGCGGCCGCGATCCCGGTCGCCCGGGCCGGGCAGCCGGAGGACATCGCGCACACCGTGTCGTTCCTCGTCAGCGAGGGCGCCGGGTTCGTCTCCGGTCAGGTGCTCTACGTGGCCGGCGGGCCCCGGACCTAG
- a CDS encoding ATP-binding protein, producing MALWQPARLPSGFRELWCQELYSLAELATLRARLRVELTGSAAVEHPQREHWAERLVLISDELASNALRHGGAPVAAALSRGEDEWLISVSDSSTEVPPAPAEGRDPGLGGFGLYLVADLAARHGWFRQPGAKTVWAVVAAQD from the coding sequence GTGGCCCTCTGGCAGCCGGCTCGCCTTCCGTCCGGCTTCCGCGAGCTCTGGTGCCAGGAGCTGTACTCGCTCGCCGAGCTCGCCACGCTGCGGGCGCGACTCCGCGTCGAGCTGACGGGGAGTGCCGCGGTCGAGCACCCCCAGCGCGAGCACTGGGCCGAGCGGCTGGTGCTGATCAGCGACGAGCTCGCCTCCAACGCGCTGCGCCATGGCGGCGCGCCGGTCGCCGCGGCGCTGAGCCGGGGCGAGGACGAGTGGCTGATCTCGGTCAGCGACTCCTCCACCGAGGTGCCCCCCGCCCCGGCGGAGGGCCGGGACCCGGGCCTCGGCGGCTTCGGCCTCTACCTGGTCGCCGACCTCGCGGCGCGGCACGGCTGGTTCCGGCAGCCCGGCGCCAAGACCGTGTGGGCGGTCGTCGCCGCGCAGGACTGA
- a CDS encoding cytochrome P450 — translation MVRLENGLLLLAKGYGWLPDKRRALGRRTVPTRLGGMPAFGIEGPDAARFLYDEDHVLRSHAIPEPVQGTLFGKGAVHTLDGEEHRVRKAMFVALLMREEGIASLVQRVTEAWDDAAAEWARRPFVVLFGESAQVIAGAVTRWTGVPVRDDEVPSLARDLQAMVDGFATGGPRHFRARRARGRREAWLAQLVRDVRSGTRTVPEDSAVAVVADHRDADGAQLDSRVAAVELLNIIRPTTAISWFVAFSAHALIRWPEVRKRLADGDPAFAEAFAHEVRRFYPFAPFIGGRAAQQLEWDGEPIPENAMVLLDLYGQNHDADLWGDPYAFRPERFLGRQIGEFELVPQGAGEPRTNHRCPGEQITVAVLSALAVRLARLEFDVPEQDLSISLRRIPAKPASGVVLRVRG, via the coding sequence ATGGTGCGACTGGAGAACGGCCTGCTCCTGCTCGCCAAGGGCTACGGCTGGTTGCCCGACAAGCGCCGGGCACTGGGCCGGCGGACCGTGCCGACCCGGCTGGGCGGGATGCCGGCGTTCGGCATCGAGGGCCCGGACGCCGCGCGGTTCCTCTACGACGAGGATCACGTGCTGCGGTCGCACGCCATCCCCGAGCCGGTGCAGGGCACGCTGTTCGGCAAGGGCGCCGTGCACACCCTCGACGGCGAGGAGCACCGGGTCCGCAAGGCCATGTTCGTCGCGCTGCTCATGCGCGAGGAGGGCATCGCCTCGCTGGTGCAGCGGGTGACCGAGGCCTGGGACGACGCCGCCGCCGAATGGGCCCGCCGCCCCTTCGTCGTGCTGTTCGGCGAGTCCGCGCAGGTGATCGCCGGCGCGGTGACCCGCTGGACCGGCGTCCCCGTGCGCGACGACGAGGTGCCGTCCCTGGCCCGCGACCTGCAGGCGATGGTCGACGGCTTCGCCACCGGCGGGCCCCGGCACTTCCGCGCGCGGCGGGCTCGCGGCCGTCGCGAGGCGTGGCTGGCGCAGCTCGTCCGCGACGTGCGGAGCGGGACGAGGACGGTGCCTGAGGACTCCGCGGTGGCCGTGGTCGCCGATCACCGGGACGCCGATGGCGCGCAGCTGGACTCCCGCGTGGCGGCCGTCGAGCTGCTCAACATCATCCGGCCCACGACCGCGATCAGCTGGTTCGTCGCCTTCTCGGCGCACGCCCTCATCCGCTGGCCGGAGGTGCGCAAGCGGCTGGCCGACGGCGACCCGGCCTTCGCCGAGGCCTTCGCCCACGAGGTGCGCCGGTTCTACCCGTTCGCTCCGTTCATCGGCGGCCGGGCGGCACAGCAGCTCGAGTGGGACGGCGAGCCGATCCCGGAGAACGCGATGGTGCTGCTGGACCTGTACGGGCAGAACCACGACGCCGACCTGTGGGGCGACCCGTACGCGTTCCGGCCGGAGCGCTTCCTCGGCCGACAGATCGGGGAGTTCGAGCTGGTGCCGCAGGGCGCCGGCGAGCCGCGCACCAACCACCGCTGCCCGGGAGAGCAGATCACCGTGGCGGTGCTGTCGGCGCTGGCCGTCCGGCTGGCCCGGCTGGAGTTCGACGTGCCCGAGCAGGACCTGTCGATCTCGCTGCGCCGGATCCCCGCGAAGCCGGCCAGCGGCGTCGTGCTCAGGGTGCGGGGCTAA
- a CDS encoding mechanosensitive ion channel family protein translates to MTDEQQAGRDRPTLLWTATLVWAAAGVAAFTWLDWVLASFVVIVGTTGLAMAFAARNWDQHATYEEREAARARRRKEKWERGAAARARDRARWEAHQARQAQRAPDG, encoded by the coding sequence ATGACGGACGAGCAGCAGGCCGGGCGGGACCGGCCGACGCTGCTCTGGACCGCGACGCTGGTCTGGGCGGCCGCCGGGGTCGCCGCGTTCACCTGGCTCGACTGGGTGCTGGCCTCGTTCGTCGTGATCGTGGGCACGACCGGGCTGGCGATGGCCTTCGCCGCTCGCAACTGGGACCAGCACGCGACCTACGAGGAGCGCGAGGCCGCCCGCGCGCGCCGGCGCAAGGAGAAGTGGGAACGCGGCGCCGCCGCCCGCGCCCGCGACCGCGCCCGCTGGGAGGCCCACCAGGCACGGCAGGCGCAGCGGGCCCCCGACGGGTAA
- a CDS encoding sacsin N-terminal ATP-binding-like domain-containing protein — protein MAADTFGTADLRRAVLAAWADSPARFREDANAEEDLVRGGYRDRLLVELAQNAADAAVRAGAPGRLRLELTGDTLRAANTGTPLDADGVRGLATLRASAKRDDVASVGRFGVGFAAVLAVSDEPAVLSTTGGVRFSAAATRAEVAALPGPAAELARREGAVPVLRLPWPAAGAPPEGFATEVVLPLRSGARAAVAAALEAVSGDLLLALPGLASVEVVVDGTPRTVDVERSEGRVRIRDGAGTTVWRVAERSGELAEELLADRPVEERARRTWTVTWAVPLDEDGGPCPLTGRQVVHAPTPSDEPLSLPLRLIAPFPLALDRRHVLPGPVTDALVAGATAALPDLLGGLPPVPALLALVPRVGLAGAPLDAAVCAASLDRLRHAAWLPAAGERRRQAPGRACALDEATEQRIAALTGVLPGLLPTEWSRRADAPALAALGVRRVSTAEAVEAVRGIDRPPSWWARLYAALDGADREELAALPVPLADGRTAHGPAGVLLPADGLPVARLAPLGLRLAEPEAVALPAARRLLERLGARPATAAAVLADPSVRSAVETSMDAVEDVTGEGPDPAELAEAVLALVAAARPQPGELPWLAELALPDDDGAWAPAGELVLPDSPLAAVLEPGALGVLAERTAATADPDALRAVGVLDTFPLVRAEDPDDLDVDAAAEWVDAVLDRLPVDAPPPRWPAVTAVRDLELVADWPRALPLLARLPARARDDVVLAGTRAPSYLRWWLRTRPVLGGQRPGRLRHPDGAELQGLYESAVASPEVLALLAPPRTVDDLLVDVDDALDLLDRLGDPARTVRPEVLRTVYARLACALEGVDADPPERVRVAPDRVAEDAVVLDLPWLQPLVDVPLVPGGGAPGAVADLLDRPLAGEVVRAAVAGSGRRTPWADLPGADLAAARLGRDGLGGEVEVHEALAVGGRSVSWWRDGEVDHVDGSPEALGRALAWRAGAWSRRQALAEAFAFPDRADRLAAEDAVEQ, from the coding sequence GTGGCAGCCGACACGTTCGGGACGGCGGACCTGCGCCGTGCCGTGCTCGCGGCGTGGGCCGACTCCCCGGCGCGGTTCCGGGAGGACGCCAACGCCGAGGAGGACCTGGTCCGCGGCGGCTACCGCGACCGGCTGCTCGTCGAGCTGGCGCAGAACGCCGCCGATGCCGCCGTCCGCGCCGGAGCGCCCGGCCGGCTCCGGCTGGAGCTGACCGGCGACACGCTGCGCGCGGCCAACACCGGCACCCCGCTCGACGCCGACGGGGTACGGGGACTGGCGACCCTGCGCGCGTCGGCGAAGCGCGACGACGTCGCGAGCGTCGGCCGGTTCGGCGTCGGCTTCGCGGCCGTGCTGGCGGTCAGCGACGAGCCCGCCGTCCTCTCGACGACCGGCGGCGTGCGGTTCAGCGCGGCCGCCACCCGCGCGGAGGTGGCCGCGCTGCCGGGGCCGGCGGCGGAGCTGGCGCGACGGGAGGGTGCCGTCCCGGTTCTGCGCCTGCCCTGGCCGGCGGCCGGAGCGCCACCCGAGGGCTTCGCGACCGAGGTGGTGCTGCCACTGCGGTCCGGCGCCCGGGCCGCGGTCGCGGCGGCGCTGGAGGCGGTGTCCGGCGATCTGCTGCTCGCGCTGCCCGGGCTGGCGTCGGTGGAGGTGGTCGTCGACGGAACACCGCGCACCGTCGACGTCGAGCGGTCCGAGGGCCGCGTCCGGATCCGCGACGGGGCGGGGACGACGGTCTGGCGGGTCGCGGAGCGATCCGGGGAGCTGGCCGAGGAACTGCTCGCCGACCGCCCGGTGGAGGAGCGCGCGCGGCGCACCTGGACCGTCACCTGGGCGGTACCGCTCGACGAGGACGGGGGACCGTGCCCGCTGACCGGTCGGCAGGTGGTGCATGCGCCGACGCCGAGCGACGAGCCGCTCTCGCTGCCGCTGCGGCTGATCGCGCCGTTCCCGCTGGCGCTCGACCGGCGGCACGTCCTACCCGGCCCGGTGACCGATGCGCTGGTCGCCGGCGCGACCGCGGCGCTGCCCGACCTGCTGGGCGGGCTGCCGCCCGTGCCGGCCCTGCTGGCGCTGGTGCCCCGGGTCGGGCTGGCCGGGGCCCCGCTCGACGCCGCCGTCTGCGCGGCATCGCTCGACCGGCTGCGGCACGCCGCCTGGCTGCCCGCGGCCGGGGAACGCCGCCGGCAGGCACCCGGCCGCGCGTGCGCACTGGACGAGGCCACCGAGCAGCGGATCGCTGCCCTGACCGGCGTGCTGCCCGGGCTCCTGCCCACGGAGTGGTCGCGCCGCGCCGACGCACCGGCGCTCGCTGCCCTCGGGGTCCGGCGGGTGAGCACCGCCGAGGCGGTCGAGGCGGTCCGGGGCATCGACCGCCCGCCGTCGTGGTGGGCACGCCTGTACGCCGCCCTGGACGGCGCCGACCGGGAGGAGCTCGCCGCGCTGCCCGTGCCGCTGGCCGACGGGCGCACCGCGCACGGGCCGGCGGGGGTGCTGCTGCCCGCCGACGGACTGCCGGTCGCCCGGCTCGCGCCGCTCGGCCTCCGGCTGGCCGAGCCCGAGGCGGTGGCCCTCCCGGCCGCCCGGCGGCTGCTGGAGCGGCTCGGTGCGCGTCCGGCCACGGCCGCCGCGGTGCTCGCCGACCCCTCGGTGCGGTCCGCCGTCGAGACGTCGATGGACGCCGTGGAGGACGTCACCGGGGAGGGGCCCGACCCGGCCGAGCTGGCCGAGGCGGTGCTCGCCCTCGTCGCCGCGGCCCGCCCGCAACCCGGGGAGCTGCCGTGGCTGGCCGAGCTGGCGCTGCCCGACGACGACGGAGCGTGGGCGCCGGCGGGCGAGCTGGTGCTGCCCGATTCGCCGCTGGCCGCCGTCCTGGAGCCGGGCGCACTGGGGGTGCTCGCCGAACGGACCGCCGCCACCGCCGACCCGGACGCGCTCCGGGCCGTCGGCGTCCTCGACACCTTCCCCCTGGTCCGGGCCGAGGACCCCGACGACCTGGACGTCGACGCCGCGGCGGAGTGGGTCGACGCCGTCCTCGACCGGCTGCCCGTCGACGCCCCGCCACCGCGGTGGCCGGCGGTCACCGCCGTGCGTGACCTCGAGCTCGTGGCCGACTGGCCGCGCGCGCTGCCGCTGCTGGCCCGGCTGCCGGCCCGGGCGCGGGACGACGTGGTTCTCGCCGGAACCAGGGCGCCCAGTTATCTGCGCTGGTGGCTCCGGACCCGGCCGGTGCTCGGCGGGCAGCGGCCCGGCCGGCTCCGCCACCCCGACGGCGCGGAGTTGCAGGGACTGTACGAATCCGCGGTCGCGTCGCCGGAGGTGCTCGCCCTGCTCGCTCCGCCGCGCACGGTCGACGACCTGCTGGTCGACGTCGACGACGCCCTCGACCTGCTCGACCGTCTCGGTGACCCGGCCCGCACGGTGCGTCCAGAGGTGCTCAGGACGGTCTACGCCCGTCTGGCCTGCGCGCTCGAAGGCGTCGACGCCGATCCGCCGGAGCGGGTCCGCGTCGCGCCCGACCGGGTGGCCGAGGACGCCGTGGTGCTCGACCTGCCGTGGTTGCAGCCGCTGGTCGACGTGCCGCTGGTGCCCGGTGGCGGCGCTCCCGGCGCGGTCGCCGACCTGCTCGACCGCCCGCTGGCCGGTGAGGTCGTGCGCGCCGCCGTGGCGGGGAGCGGCCGGCGCACGCCCTGGGCCGACCTGCCGGGGGCCGACCTCGCCGCGGCCCGTCTCGGCCGGGACGGCCTCGGCGGTGAGGTCGAGGTGCACGAGGCGCTGGCCGTCGGTGGCCGGTCGGTCTCCTGGTGGCGCGACGGCGAGGTCGACCACGTCGACGGCTCGCCGGAGGCGCTCGGCCGGGCCCTCGCGTGGCGGGCCGGCGCCTGGTCGCGCCGGCAGGCGCTGGCGGAGGCGTTCGCCTTCCCCGACCGCGCCGACCGGCTGGCCGCCGAGGACGCGGTCGAGCAGTAG
- a CDS encoding DUF1206 domain-containing protein, translating into MVRAGRSTGSPLAAAREAADSDGLEHLARVGLIAYGLVHVLVAWLALQLAWGGGGESADQSGAMATLAESSFGKPLLWILAVGLIALAVWQAAEVLRWRHGWSASGKTRTTALRRSGRALVKAVIYVALAVLAIRYATGSATSSSGSQQQTTAGVFSWPAGQWLVGAAGLVLIGVGAWHVRKGFNKHFLKEIDTTDCSRGAVRLVTRLGQVGFPGKGIALAGVGALLIWAAVTFDPSKARGLDGALRTILDLPFGQILLTLVAVGIAAFGAFCFVRARYPERT; encoded by the coding sequence GTGGTGCGGGCAGGACGATCGACCGGTTCTCCACTGGCTGCGGCCCGGGAGGCTGCCGACAGCGATGGGCTCGAGCACCTCGCCCGGGTGGGCCTGATCGCCTACGGGCTGGTCCACGTCCTCGTCGCATGGCTGGCCCTGCAGCTGGCCTGGGGCGGCGGGGGCGAGTCGGCCGACCAGTCGGGCGCCATGGCCACCCTGGCCGAGTCCTCGTTCGGGAAGCCGCTGCTGTGGATCCTCGCCGTGGGTCTCATCGCGCTCGCCGTGTGGCAGGCCGCCGAGGTGCTCCGCTGGCGGCACGGCTGGTCGGCGTCCGGCAAGACGCGCACCACGGCGCTCCGGCGGTCCGGCAGGGCTTTGGTCAAGGCGGTCATCTACGTCGCGCTGGCCGTGCTGGCGATCCGCTACGCGACCGGCAGCGCGACCTCGAGCTCGGGCTCCCAGCAGCAGACCACCGCCGGCGTCTTCAGCTGGCCCGCCGGTCAGTGGCTGGTCGGTGCGGCCGGCCTCGTCCTGATCGGCGTGGGCGCCTGGCACGTGCGCAAGGGCTTCAACAAGCACTTCCTGAAGGAGATCGACACCACCGACTGCTCCCGGGGCGCCGTCCGTCTGGTCACCCGGCTCGGCCAGGTCGGCTTCCCCGGCAAGGGCATCGCCCTGGCCGGCGTGGGGGCGCTGCTCATCTGGGCGGCGGTCACGTTCGACCCGTCGAAGGCCCGCGGGCTGGACGGCGCGTTGCGCACGATCCTCGACCTGCCCTTCGGCCAGATCCTGCTCACCCTCGTCGCCGTGGGCATCGCCGCGTTCGGGGCGTTCTGCTTCGTGCGGGCCCGCTATCCCGAGCGCACCTAG